From Brochothrix thermosphacta DSM 20171 = FSL F6-1036, a single genomic window includes:
- a CDS encoding DNA translocase FtsK, which produces MADLAQQRSQRKKTTKKKKKKVLDLKKWPVPFESAGIILIILAIFGMGQFGFVGRFLFEMSVVLAGTFAGVLLILIGLLGIHFIVKRKWPALLKPHFLGVFFMLFAIMVIYHTAIVQPLLFGDLSVMQVSNQLVNNYRLETISLVSVGGGYITALLVTLTYFLFAAVGTYILATLLFIEGVFLVTDHSPREVLNWLVAKISQKIKAYKEKKPKVKKTVERQPVKESEEIEPEPAKNVAYEPPRIKSFNEGKQMPDLRAEVLGNAAKPQPITELAKEVPENDDPVIGNTPDVVPFTAPLIDTSYELPSTTLLNPTKFVDQSDEKRQINENAKILEATFKSFGVDAKVTEVHLGPAVTEYEVQPAVGVKVSKVVSLTDDIALALAAKEVRIQAPIPGKSVIGIEVPNKNVAMVTLREILEDNPQNIPSEKLQIALGRDISGEAVMAKLNKMPHLLVAGATGSGKSVCINSIITSILLKAKPHEVKMMLIDPKMVELSVYNGVPHLLTPVVTNPKKAAQALQKVVAEMERRYDLFSHYGTRNIEGYNQIVAENNETESVKQTPLPYIVTIVDELADLMLVASNDVESAIMRITQMGRASGIHMIVATQRPSVDVITGVIKANIPARISFAVSSAIDSRTILDMSGGEKLLGMGDMLFKTADSSKPTRIQGAFLSDQEVETIVDACIEQQKAQYQEEMIPDEIDTNQAEPDDELFDEAVQMFVQQQAASVSMLQRKFKVGYNRAARIVDEMENRGIVGPHEGSKPRRVNVTEWPIQESE; this is translated from the coding sequence GTGGCAGATTTGGCCCAACAACGGTCACAACGTAAGAAAACGACAAAAAAGAAAAAAAAGAAAGTTCTAGATTTAAAAAAATGGCCAGTACCATTTGAATCAGCAGGTATTATATTGATTATTTTAGCGATTTTTGGGATGGGGCAGTTTGGTTTCGTCGGTCGCTTTTTATTTGAGATGAGTGTTGTCCTTGCAGGTACTTTTGCAGGTGTTTTATTAATTCTTATCGGATTATTGGGTATTCACTTTATTGTTAAAAGAAAATGGCCAGCGCTTTTAAAACCACATTTCTTAGGTGTGTTTTTTATGTTGTTTGCAATTATGGTTATCTATCATACAGCCATTGTTCAACCGCTATTATTTGGTGATTTAAGTGTTATGCAAGTCAGTAATCAGCTAGTGAACAACTATCGCTTAGAAACGATTTCATTAGTTTCTGTCGGCGGGGGGTATATTACGGCCTTACTTGTTACGTTAACTTATTTCTTATTCGCCGCTGTAGGTACCTATATTTTGGCAACTTTATTATTTATTGAAGGTGTCTTTTTAGTGACCGATCACTCACCGCGTGAAGTTTTAAATTGGTTAGTTGCTAAAATTAGTCAAAAAATTAAAGCATATAAAGAAAAAAAACCAAAAGTTAAAAAAACCGTGGAACGTCAACCTGTAAAAGAATCAGAGGAAATTGAACCAGAACCAGCCAAAAACGTTGCCTATGAACCACCACGTATAAAATCATTTAATGAAGGTAAACAAATGCCAGACTTACGTGCAGAAGTGTTGGGGAATGCTGCAAAACCACAACCAATCACTGAGCTAGCAAAAGAAGTGCCAGAAAATGATGACCCTGTCATTGGAAACACGCCTGATGTTGTGCCGTTTACAGCGCCTTTGATCGATACAAGCTATGAATTACCAAGTACAACTTTATTGAATCCTACAAAGTTTGTTGATCAAAGCGATGAAAAACGTCAAATTAATGAAAATGCTAAAATCTTGGAAGCGACTTTCAAAAGTTTTGGTGTGGATGCTAAAGTGACCGAGGTTCATTTAGGACCGGCTGTAACAGAATACGAAGTTCAACCAGCTGTAGGTGTGAAAGTTAGCAAGGTTGTGAGTTTAACTGATGATATTGCTTTGGCATTAGCAGCAAAAGAAGTTCGTATCCAAGCGCCTATTCCAGGTAAATCAGTGATAGGTATCGAGGTACCCAATAAAAATGTTGCCATGGTGACATTGCGTGAAATATTAGAGGACAACCCTCAAAATATTCCGAGTGAAAAATTACAAATCGCTTTAGGGCGTGATATATCTGGTGAAGCAGTAATGGCTAAACTAAATAAAATGCCGCATTTGCTCGTTGCCGGTGCAACAGGTAGTGGTAAATCAGTGTGTATTAACTCGATTATTACGAGTATTTTATTAAAAGCAAAACCACACGAAGTTAAAATGATGCTTATTGACCCTAAAATGGTCGAATTAAGCGTGTACAATGGCGTACCACATCTTTTAACACCCGTTGTCACAAATCCTAAAAAAGCAGCTCAAGCACTACAAAAAGTAGTGGCAGAAATGGAACGTCGTTATGATTTATTTTCTCATTATGGAACGCGTAATATTGAAGGTTATAACCAAATTGTCGCTGAAAACAACGAAACGGAATCGGTTAAACAAACACCGTTACCTTATATCGTAACCATTGTTGATGAATTAGCCGACTTAATGTTGGTCGCATCCAATGATGTTGAAAGTGCAATTATGCGCATTACGCAAATGGGTCGTGCATCAGGTATTCATATGATTGTTGCAACACAACGTCCGTCAGTTGACGTTATTACAGGTGTAATTAAAGCGAATATTCCGGCACGTATTTCATTTGCTGTCTCTTCAGCAATCGATTCTCGTACAATCCTTGATATGTCAGGTGGCGAGAAATTATTAGGTATGGGAGATATGCTCTTTAAAACAGCCGATTCCTCAAAACCAACGCGTATTCAAGGGGCATTTTTATCAGATCAAGAGGTAGAAACGATTGTTGATGCCTGTATAGAGCAACAAAAAGCACAATACCAAGAAGAAATGATACCAGATGAGATTGATACCAACCAAGCCGAACCAGATGATGAATTGTTTGATGAGGCGGTTCAAATGTTTGTTCAACAACAAGCAGCCTCAGTATCGATGTTACAACGAAAATTTAAAGTTGGTTATAATAGAGCAGCACGTATTGTTGACGAAATGGAAAATCGAGGAATCGTTGGACCACATGAAGGCAGTAAGCCACGTCGTGTCAATGTCACGGAATGGCCGATTCAAGAATCGGAATAG
- a CDS encoding DJ-1/PfpI family protein, with protein sequence MKTIYIYVLDTLADWELGHITSELNSRRFFKPDADQLAIKTVSYSNKPIRTMGGMTIIPDCTVDDIVINETNMLLLPGADTWNNAKHTAVLSKVSEFLSVGATVCAICGATAALADFGILDERPHTSNGEGFLEMVSSSYNGQKFYVDQPSVSDNHLITAGSTASLLWTKQIIDDLDVYKKSTLDAWYAYFNTGDSKYFFELMDTLSSNDKN encoded by the coding sequence ATGAAAACTATTTATATTTATGTACTTGATACTCTTGCTGATTGGGAGCTGGGACATATTACTTCGGAGCTAAATTCTAGACGATTTTTTAAACCTGATGCCGATCAACTAGCAATTAAAACAGTGAGTTATTCAAATAAACCCATTCGAACAATGGGTGGTATGACAATCATTCCTGATTGTACTGTTGATGATATTGTCATCAATGAGACAAACATGCTTCTATTACCTGGTGCAGATACTTGGAATAACGCAAAACACACAGCGGTTCTCAGTAAAGTAAGTGAGTTCCTTTCTGTTGGTGCTACAGTGTGCGCTATCTGTGGTGCTACTGCAGCACTTGCTGACTTTGGTATTTTAGATGAGCGTCCCCATACTAGCAATGGTGAAGGTTTTCTTGAAATGGTAAGTTCCAGTTACAATGGACAAAAATTTTATGTGGACCAACCTTCAGTATCAGATAATCATCTTATTACTGCCGGGTCAACAGCCTCATTATTGTGGACAAAACAAATTATTGACGACCTCGATGTTTATAAAAAAAGCACATTAGACGCTTGGTATGCTTACTTTAATACAGGTGACTCCAAATATTTCTTCGAACTTATGGACACTTTATCATCTAATGACAAGAATTAA
- a CDS encoding helix-turn-helix domain-containing protein, protein MSELGNLLKKSRKEKKMTLDELQQKTKIQKRYLEAIEQGNFSVLPGDFYTRAFIRTYAEVVGLDGDEIMATYRNELPSIKTEVNATDTTATREKPKKAPREVPAFLLGKGFKIVLAVIVVVIVGALWWMLYNKGQTSTDTVVDKSPATSISIDEANKSGESKVESSSKESESSDSKEEDQDAGDVKISAPDKDSESNVYEIEAPKSAKLKLVLDATSGDSWNSITSSTGESLESGLLASGNKQEVELSGQTSVNVTVGNSQALEVTIDGEKLTFASDSITQNITLNITQK, encoded by the coding sequence ATGAGCGAATTAGGTAATTTGCTAAAGAAAAGTCGTAAAGAGAAGAAAATGACTTTAGACGAACTTCAACAAAAAACAAAAATACAAAAAAGATATTTAGAAGCTATTGAACAAGGGAATTTCAGTGTGTTGCCGGGCGATTTTTATACGCGAGCTTTCATACGTACATATGCTGAAGTCGTTGGACTTGATGGCGATGAAATAATGGCGACCTATCGCAATGAACTACCTTCAATAAAAACAGAAGTTAATGCAACCGATACAACAGCAACAAGAGAGAAACCAAAAAAGGCTCCTCGTGAAGTTCCTGCTTTTTTATTGGGCAAAGGCTTTAAAATTGTGTTAGCAGTGATTGTAGTAGTTATTGTAGGTGCGTTATGGTGGATGTTATATAACAAAGGACAAACGTCAACGGATACAGTGGTAGATAAATCACCTGCAACAAGTATCTCAATCGATGAAGCTAACAAATCAGGCGAATCGAAAGTGGAGTCAAGTAGTAAAGAATCTGAATCAAGTGATTCTAAAGAAGAAGATCAAGATGCTGGAGATGTTAAAATTTCGGCACCGGATAAAGACTCAGAATCAAATGTTTATGAAATCGAAGCTCCAAAGAGCGCCAAACTTAAATTGGTATTAGATGCTACAAGTGGTGATAGCTGGAATTCAATTACTTCTTCAACAGGAGAATCATTAGAGTCAGGCTTACTTGCTTCGGGTAATAAACAAGAAGTTGAGCTCTCGGGTCAAACAAGTGTCAATGTGACTGTCGGAAATTCACAAGCTCTAGAGGTGACTATCGACGGTGAAAAATTAACCTTCGCTTCAGATTCTATTACACAAAATATCACATTAAATATTACACAAAAATAA
- the pgsA gene encoding CDP-diacylglycerol--glycerol-3-phosphate 3-phosphatidyltransferase, with the protein MNIPNQLTVLRILLIPVFLILFLIPFNWGTFTVLDSTITVAHLIATIVFVVASITDWLDGYLARKHNLVTNFGKFADPLADKLLVMAAFIALVGADIIPSWAVVLIVSRELAITGLRLLLAEGGEVNAANMLGKIKTFTQLVAIPLLMLSNFPFAATGIRVDLIIFYVCVFFTVLSGINYFYQNRHVFSDGFK; encoded by the coding sequence ATGAATATTCCAAATCAACTTACGGTTTTACGTATCCTATTAATCCCTGTCTTTCTAATACTATTTTTGATTCCGTTTAATTGGGGAACTTTTACCGTCTTAGACTCTACAATTACTGTTGCTCATTTAATTGCAACTATTGTTTTTGTTGTTGCATCAATTACAGATTGGTTAGATGGTTATTTAGCTCGTAAACACAACCTAGTGACTAATTTTGGTAAATTTGCGGATCCATTAGCAGATAAATTATTGGTAATGGCGGCTTTTATTGCCTTGGTAGGAGCTGATATTATTCCGTCTTGGGCAGTTGTTTTGATTGTTTCACGCGAATTGGCAATCACTGGCTTACGTCTCTTGTTAGCTGAGGGTGGGGAGGTCAATGCTGCAAATATGTTAGGTAAAATTAAAACATTTACACAACTTGTAGCTATACCGCTATTAATGTTAAGTAACTTTCCCTTTGCAGCAACAGGTATACGTGTCGATTTAATTATCTTTTATGTCTGTGTCTTTTTCACAGTGTTATCAGGTATCAATTATTTTTATCAAAACCGTCATGTCTTTAGTGACGGATTTAAATAA
- a CDS encoding competence/damage-inducible protein A codes for MNAEMIAVGTELLLGQITNTNAQFISEELALTGHNMYYHTVVGDNPQRLSDVIRTAQKRANLIIITGGLGPTQDDLTKKTIADVLGLELVRDAKAEEVILNFFKRRGDGPMTANNLLQADVIEGADVLDNVVGFAPGMMLEHEGVTYILMPGVPTEMKTMFTNEVRNRLEKAAGDYRLESRVLHFYGIGESRLADQLDDLITKQTNPTLGTYAGKHEVTLRITASSQNAAELTPLIDELEEKVLSRLGAYFFGYDGESLEEKVVRLLTEQNLTVSAAESLTAGLFQATLASVPGASRVLRGGLVTYATDTKTSLLGVPEELLTENGVVSEATAKTMANNVRQQTAANIGVSFTGVAGPGSHDGEPSGSVWIGFSDETSTTAKHHLFARDRQYNRERAVKEAFWQLYKYWEEKTAKTSH; via the coding sequence ATGAATGCTGAAATGATCGCTGTAGGAACAGAACTATTGCTTGGACAAATTACTAATACAAATGCTCAATTCATCTCCGAAGAGCTCGCATTAACAGGACATAATATGTATTATCATACGGTTGTTGGTGATAACCCACAACGACTCAGTGATGTTATTCGCACAGCTCAGAAGCGTGCAAACCTTATTATTATTACAGGTGGATTAGGCCCAACTCAAGATGATTTAACAAAAAAAACGATTGCGGATGTTCTTGGATTAGAACTTGTTCGTGACGCCAAGGCTGAAGAGGTCATCCTAAATTTCTTTAAACGCCGTGGTGACGGGCCCATGACAGCTAATAATCTGTTGCAGGCCGATGTCATTGAAGGTGCCGATGTACTCGATAACGTTGTTGGCTTTGCACCAGGAATGATGTTGGAACATGAGGGTGTCACATACATATTAATGCCTGGGGTACCAACCGAAATGAAAACGATGTTTACCAATGAAGTGCGAAACCGCCTTGAAAAAGCTGCAGGTGATTATCGACTAGAATCGCGTGTTTTACACTTTTATGGTATTGGCGAATCACGCCTCGCTGATCAGCTAGATGATTTGATTACAAAACAAACAAATCCTACACTAGGCACATATGCAGGTAAACATGAGGTAACGTTAAGAATAACAGCTTCTTCGCAAAATGCAGCTGAATTAACGCCATTAATCGATGAACTTGAAGAAAAAGTACTGAGTCGTTTAGGCGCTTACTTTTTTGGCTACGATGGTGAAAGCCTTGAAGAAAAAGTTGTGCGTTTGTTGACGGAACAAAATTTGACTGTTTCAGCCGCAGAGAGTTTAACAGCCGGTTTATTCCAAGCGACATTAGCCTCTGTTCCAGGCGCATCGCGCGTTTTACGTGGTGGTTTGGTCACTTATGCAACCGATACAAAAACAAGCCTGTTGGGTGTGCCTGAAGAGCTATTAACAGAAAACGGTGTCGTCAGTGAAGCCACTGCAAAAACGATGGCGAATAATGTTCGTCAACAAACAGCTGCTAACATCGGTGTTAGTTTCACAGGTGTTGCAGGACCAGGTTCTCATGACGGTGAACCTTCAGGTAGTGTTTGGATTGGGTTTAGCGATGAAACGTCCACAACTGCAAAACATCATTTATTTGCAAGGGACCGCCAATATAATCGTGAAAGAGCAGTAAAAGAAGCTTTTTGGCAATTATACAAGTATTGGGAAGAAAAAACAGCAAAAACTTCACATTAG
- a CDS encoding M16 family metallopeptidase — protein MIKIKNNETIQTINGYPVMLEATTQFQQVEVSWHFKALIERDTITKRSLFANWFGLSEDYPTLNAFQQRLSYLFGASLDAIVEKSGDYHIVHCTLIYPNPKLIDDINYEDDVWSFLQSTLFKPIFTPTSALEELFAREQETLIKRFDSIQEDPTDIAMEDVLQKLYQNDVYRYHAIGVKEDVTTINLQALQETYQKMMVEDEQLITITGDVEWNNIKKQLDQFPTGNVKKIQRYSFRKSELADLGKTVKHHDVMQAKTIITYQLPLITSQQERVVLQLAYYIWAVDSHSRLFEEVREQAQLAYEIYGSMNITKQLAYAIAGVESKQTEKALELMKRQQQAMAEQGVTQEEIDLAKKTLWHDLQLELDEIEGVNDIAFSRQLLPHTLSLSEWQQMIAEITPKMIQKMMQQWEYKGSYCLLKKERSIESTN, from the coding sequence ATGATAAAAATTAAAAATAATGAAACAATCCAGACAATCAACGGTTATCCCGTTATGTTAGAAGCAACGACACAATTTCAACAAGTCGAAGTCTCGTGGCATTTTAAGGCGCTGATTGAGCGTGACACCATTACCAAGCGCTCTCTTTTTGCTAATTGGTTTGGATTAAGCGAAGATTATCCAACTTTAAACGCTTTTCAACAACGACTATCGTATTTATTTGGCGCATCACTTGACGCTATCGTTGAAAAGAGTGGGGATTATCATATTGTTCATTGCACGTTAATTTATCCTAATCCGAAACTAATCGATGATATTAATTATGAAGATGATGTATGGTCTTTCTTACAATCCACGCTATTCAAACCAATATTCACTCCAACAAGTGCGTTAGAAGAACTGTTTGCTCGTGAACAAGAAACATTAATTAAACGGTTTGACTCCATCCAAGAAGATCCTACAGATATTGCCATGGAGGATGTATTGCAAAAATTGTATCAAAACGATGTCTACCGTTATCACGCAATTGGTGTGAAAGAAGATGTTACTACAATTAATTTACAAGCACTTCAAGAAACCTATCAGAAAATGATGGTGGAAGATGAACAGTTAATTACGATTACGGGGGACGTTGAATGGAACAATATCAAAAAACAGCTCGATCAATTTCCAACGGGCAATGTAAAAAAAATCCAACGTTATTCTTTTAGGAAGAGTGAGTTAGCGGATTTAGGAAAAACTGTAAAACATCATGATGTAATGCAAGCAAAAACGATTATTACATACCAATTGCCGCTGATTACTTCTCAACAAGAACGCGTAGTTTTACAATTGGCTTATTATATTTGGGCGGTTGATAGTCACTCACGTTTGTTTGAAGAAGTCAGAGAACAAGCACAATTGGCTTATGAAATATACGGCAGCATGAATATTACAAAACAATTAGCATACGCTATAGCTGGTGTTGAGAGTAAACAAACTGAAAAGGCTCTAGAGTTAATGAAACGCCAACAACAAGCAATGGCAGAGCAAGGCGTGACCCAGGAAGAAATTGACCTTGCTAAAAAAACATTATGGCATGATTTACAGTTAGAATTAGATGAAATAGAAGGAGTCAATGATATCGCATTTTCTCGTCAATTATTACCTCATACGTTGTCGCTTTCAGAATGGCAACAAATGATTGCAGAAATCACGCCAAAAATGATTCAAAAGATGATGCAACAATGGGAATATAAGGGCAGTTATTGCCTCTTAAAAAAGGAGCGATCAATTGAAAGCACCAATTAA
- the yfmH gene encoding EF-P 5-aminopentanol modification-associated protein YfmH, whose translation MKAPIKKKLANGMTVMLLEKPESHHSFIQLTVPFGSTTELETPLTGVAHFIEHMMFQSETLDISKFFVEKHANINAFTTTTSTSYTVLATDDIEPLINRLAKMVLQPQWTAEHVAHEQAIILQEQEMYEDDVYTALMQMSLGGLFPNQLIATDITGTKEDVAKIDLETVQKTHAQMYRPEEMLWVITGNFNADNLFKSMLQLEKQWEINTMPTSKLSYHSDPLKEIGNDAQMSMPIQLDKFAVGVRWPAVKETGRTYIKSVLERQLLTDVLLSPLSSNYNTLYAKGIIDESFSSHFVYEDNFSYLLLMGTGGDEAVAALKQLLKTAHHPDILNDHVFTCAKRELIGTLVTLSDNFEAYSEWLADYHFKEADPDDVLSILAEITLDNLSSLAETILAKTSSLAFKIKPQK comes from the coding sequence TTGAAAGCACCAATTAAGAAAAAATTAGCAAACGGAATGACTGTGATGCTGCTTGAAAAACCGGAATCACATCATAGTTTTATACAGTTAACTGTGCCATTTGGCTCAACCACAGAATTAGAGACACCACTAACAGGGGTAGCTCATTTTATTGAACATATGATGTTCCAATCCGAAACACTGGATATCAGTAAATTTTTTGTTGAAAAACACGCAAATATCAATGCTTTTACAACAACAACGTCAACGAGCTACACTGTATTGGCGACAGATGATATTGAACCTTTAATTAATCGTTTAGCGAAAATGGTTCTACAGCCGCAATGGACAGCAGAACATGTCGCACATGAACAGGCGATAATACTACAAGAGCAAGAAATGTATGAAGATGATGTGTACACCGCATTGATGCAAATGAGTCTGGGAGGGTTATTTCCAAATCAATTAATTGCAACTGATATTACAGGTACAAAAGAAGATGTTGCAAAAATCGATCTTGAAACGGTACAAAAGACGCATGCGCAAATGTATCGTCCAGAAGAAATGCTTTGGGTGATTACCGGTAATTTTAATGCTGATAACCTCTTTAAGAGCATGTTACAGCTTGAAAAACAGTGGGAAATTAATACAATGCCAACAAGTAAACTAAGCTATCATAGTGACCCTCTTAAAGAAATAGGTAATGATGCACAAATGAGCATGCCGATTCAGCTAGACAAGTTTGCAGTAGGTGTTCGTTGGCCTGCTGTAAAAGAGACTGGGCGTACCTATATTAAAAGTGTGTTGGAACGACAACTATTAACAGATGTTTTGTTAAGCCCGCTTTCCAGCAACTATAATACACTTTATGCAAAAGGGATTATCGATGAATCATTTAGTAGCCATTTTGTGTATGAGGATAATTTTAGTTATTTGTTGTTGATGGGAACCGGTGGTGATGAAGCTGTCGCAGCACTCAAGCAACTTTTAAAAACTGCGCATCACCCAGATATATTAAATGACCACGTTTTCACATGTGCTAAGCGTGAATTGATTGGTACGTTAGTTACTTTATCAGATAATTTCGAGGCCTATAGTGAATGGTTAGCAGACTATCATTTTAAAGAGGCGGATCCTGATGATGTGCTATCAATTTTAGCTGAAATTACGTTGGATAATTTGTCTAGTCTTGCAGAGACAATACTTGCAAAAACGTCAAGTTTGGCATTTAAAATTAAGCCACAAAAATAG
- a CDS encoding helix-turn-helix transcriptional regulator encodes MKISRLISIIMILLDKERVSAHELANIFEVSKRTIYRDIDAINLAGIPVYSTSGVGGGFEIMKRYKIDQKTFSSTDISSILIGLSGFSNIIKSAELTNALTKVKSFIPADKVNEIEFQTNQIQIDLNQWISDGNVEKNLNIIKLALQNYNILSFEYTNAHGIKTERKTEPYQIILKSNHWYFHGYCYTRKDFRLFKLSRVSKLKIENSFFKPKDYQKPLLDFTDTWTSIQIRTTIRIHKSIMDRVLDFCVYEDFTSDGEEHYIVDFPLIENDYYYNIILSFGDKCQFLEPLHIRTELKNRIQNIANLYKD; translated from the coding sequence ATGAAAATTAGCAGGCTTATTAGTATTATAATGATACTACTTGATAAAGAACGAGTAAGTGCACACGAATTAGCTAATATATTTGAAGTTTCAAAACGGACCATTTATCGTGATATAGATGCGATCAACTTAGCCGGTATTCCCGTCTATTCAACATCTGGCGTAGGTGGTGGTTTTGAAATAATGAAAAGATATAAAATCGATCAAAAAACTTTCTCATCTACAGATATTTCTTCTATTTTAATTGGACTTTCTGGCTTTTCAAATATAATAAAAAGCGCAGAATTAACAAATGCCCTCACAAAAGTTAAAAGTTTCATTCCTGCTGACAAAGTAAATGAAATTGAATTTCAAACGAATCAAATCCAAATAGATTTAAACCAGTGGATAAGTGATGGGAATGTGGAGAAGAATCTAAACATAATAAAATTAGCGTTACAAAATTACAACATCCTCTCATTTGAATATACAAATGCTCACGGCATAAAAACAGAACGGAAAACAGAACCCTATCAGATTATATTGAAAAGTAATCATTGGTATTTTCATGGCTATTGTTATACAAGAAAGGACTTTCGTCTTTTCAAACTGTCTCGTGTATCAAAATTAAAAATTGAAAATAGTTTCTTTAAGCCAAAAGATTATCAAAAACCTTTATTAGATTTTACAGATACTTGGACAAGTATACAAATAAGGACAACAATCCGAATTCACAAGTCTATCATGGATAGAGTGCTTGATTTTTGTGTCTACGAAGACTTTACATCAGATGGCGAAGAACATTACATTGTTGACTTTCCATTGATAGAAAACGACTATTATTACAACATTATTTTAAGTTTTGGTGATAAATGTCAATTTTTAGAACCTTTGCATATTCGAACAGAACTTAAAAATAGAATCCAGAATATTGCTAACCTATATAAGGATTAG